A genomic window from Accipiter gentilis chromosome 1, bAccGen1.1, whole genome shotgun sequence includes:
- the CHD5 gene encoding chromodomain-helicase-DNA-binding protein 5 isoform X3, with the protein MRGPAGAGRELPDDAENEEDVSEEDDGVLEGLDEFFAEEQVAVQKKKKSKKLKDGKAAKIKRRKKEGSNDEMSDNDEEIEEKSESEGSDYSPNKKKKKKLKDKKEKKPKRKKKDEEEDDNEDGGLKEPKSSAQLMEEWGLDDVDYVFSEEDYHTLTNYKAFSQFLRPLIAKKNPKIPMSKMMTVLGAKWREFSANNPFKGSSAAAAAAAVAAAVETVTVAPPLAASPQQSALPTVIRKAKTKEGKGPGVRKKIKGSKDGKKKGKGKKMAGLKFRFGGIPSKRKKGSSSEEEEREESDFDSASINSSSVRSECSAGLGKRGKRRRKKKRIEEGDGYETDHQDYCEVCQQGGEIILCDTCPRAYHLVCLDPELEKAPEGKWSCPHCEKEGIQWEPKEEEEEEEEGGEEEEDDHMEFCRVCKDGGELLCCDTCPSSYHLHCLNPPLPEIPNGEWLCPRCTCPPLKGKVQRILHWAWKEPPTTPLPPVLPTPDAELALPAPKVLEGIPEREFFVKWAGLSYWHCSWVKELQLELYHTVMYRNYQRKNDMDEPPAFDYGSGDEDSQREKRKNKDPQYAKMEERFYRYGIKPEWMMIHRILNHSFDKKGDIHYLIKWKDLPYDQCTWEIDEIDIPYYENLKHLYWNHRELMLGEDTRPLKKLNKKGKKLKEEKLEKPPETPLVDPTVKFDKQPWYIDATGGTLHPYQLEGLNWLRFSWAQGTDTILADEMGLGKTVQTIVFLYSLYKEGHSKGPYLVSAPLSTIINWEREFEMWAPDFYVVTYTGDKESRSVIRENEFSFEDNAIRSGKKVFRMKEAQIKFHVLLTSYELITIDQAVLGSIEWACLVVDEAHRLKNNQSKFFRVLNSYKIDYKLLLTGTPLQNNLEELFHLLNFLTPERFNNLEGFLEEFADISKEDQIKKLHDLLGPHMLRRLKADVFKNMPAKTELIVRVELSQMQKKYYKFILTRNFEALNSKGGGNQVSLLNIMMDLKKCCNHPYLFPVAAVEAPVLPNGSYDGNSLVKSSGKLMLLQKMLKKLRDGGHRVLIFSQMTKMLDLLEDFLEYEGYKYERIDGGITGGLRQEAIDRFNAPGAQQFCFLLSTRAGGLGINLATADTVIIYDSDWNPHNDIQAFSRAHRIGQNKKVMIYRFVTRASVEERITQVAKRKMMLTHLVVRPGLGSKSGSMTKQELDDILKFGTEELFKDDVEGMVSQGQRITMPDAVTPFSDTLSTKGGAVTPGMKKKHGGTPPGDNKDVDDSSVIHYDDAAISKLLDRNQDATDDTELQNMNEYLSSFKVAQYVVREEDGVEEVEREIIKQEENVDPDYWEKLLRHHYEQQQEDLARNLGKGKRIRKQVNYNDASQEDQEWQDELSDNQSEYSIGSEDEDEDFEERPEGQSGRRQSRRQLKSDRDKPLPPLLARVGGNIEVLGFNARQRKAFLNAIMRWGMPPQDAFNSHWLVRDLRGKSEKEFRAYVSLFMRHLCEPGADGAETFADGVPREGLSRQHVLTRIGVMSLVRKKVQEFEHVNGKYSTPDLILEGPESKKSSEIVSSDPNTPIPASPAHMHMGSVALADKIETQLGFQEEKEQVEQKSRKVSDSQVPVSAEKAESEERTESCDSKEKPRVEKQEESEKTEPSPEPLVKDEGIQEKEKSLEKLELNSSPGKGEDKEVKPEDAKAEEKEQSEAQQNGDREEEEDGKKDDRNMNFRFMFNIADGGFTELHTLWQNEERAAISSGKIYDIWHRRHDYWLLAGIVTHGYARWQDIQNDPRYVILNEPFKSEIHKGNYLEMKNKFLARRFKLLEQALVIEEQLRRAAYLNMTQDPSHPAMALNARLAEVECLAESHQHLSKESLAGNKPANAVLHKVLNQLEELLSDMKADVTRLPSMLSRIPPVAARLQMSERSILSRLATRGGDPTVQQGSFGSSQIYNNNFGPNFRGPGPGGIVNYSQMPLGPYVTAAPGGCSLAPPAERSPVAGGRAGEARQRRLRGR; encoded by the exons atgcgggggccggcgggggccggcCGGGAGCTGCCGGACGACGCGGAGAACGAGGAGGACGTCTCGG AAGAAGATGATGGGGTGCTGGAAGGACTCGATGAGTTTTTCGCAGAAGAGCAAGttgctgtgcagaaaaaaaagaaatccaagaaaCTGAAAGATGGCAAAGCTGCCAAAatcaagaggaggaagaaggag GGGAGCAATGATGAAATGTCAGACAATGATGAGGAGATTGAGGAGAAGTCTGAGAGTGAAGGGAGTGACTATTCCCccaacaaaaagaagaagaaaaaactgaaggacaagaaggagaaaaagccAAAACGGAAGAAgaaggatgaagaggaggatgacaACGAGGATGGAGGTCTAAAG GAGCCCAAGAGCTCAGCCCAGCTGATGGAAGAATGGGGCCTCGATGACGTAGATTACGTCTTCTCAGAAGAAGATTATCATACTCTGACTAATTACAAGGCTTTCAGCCAGTTCCTCAG GCCTCTGATTGCCAAGAAGAACCCCAAGATCCCCATGTCCAAGATGATGACCGTGCTTGGTGCCAAGTGGCGAGAGTTCAGTGCCAACAACCCGTTCAagggcagctcagcagcagcggcagcagcggctgTTGCTGCAGCTGTGGAGACAGTCACCGTCGCTCCACCGCTTGCCGCCAGCCCCCAGCAGTCTGCCTTGCCCACCGTCATCAGGAAGGCTAAGACCAAGGAAGGCAAGG GTCCGGGAGTGCGGAAGAAAATCAAGGGCTCCAAAGacgggaagaaaaaagggaaggggaaaaagatggCAGGCTTGAAATTCCGGTTTGGAGGAATccccagcaaaaggaaaaagggcTCCTCT agcGAAGAGGAGGAACGGGAGGAATCCGACTTTGACAGTGCCAGCATCAACAGCTCCTCAGTGCGCTCCGAGTGCTCGGCTGGcctggggaagagagggaagaggaggagaaagaaaaagagga TCGAAGAAGGGGATGGGTACGAGACGGACCACCAGGACTACTGCGAGGTGtgccagcagggaggagagatCATCCTGTGTGACACCTGTCCTCGCGCCTACCACCTCGTCTGCCTGGACCCCGAGCTGGAGAAGGCCCCCGAGGGCAAGTGGAGCTGCCCCCACTGC GAGAAGGAGGGCATCCAGTGGGAGccgaaagaggaggaagaggaggaagaggaaggtggcgaggaggaggaggacgaccaTATGGAGTTCTGCCGGGTCTGTAAGGACGgaggggagctgctgtgctgcgACACCTGCCCATCCTCCTACCACCTCCACTGCCTGAACCCGCCGCTGCCAGAAATACCAAACGGTGAATGGCTCTGCCCTCGCTGTACA TGCCCTCCCTTGAAGGGCAAAGTCCAACGCATCCTGCACTGGGCCTGGAAGGAGCCGCCGACCACCCCGCTCCCACCTGTGCTGCCCACCCCGGACGCGGAGCTGGCCCTCCCCGCACCAAAGGTGCTGGAGGGGATCCCGGAGCGCGAGTTTTTTGTGAAGTGGGCAGGCCTCTCCTACTGGCACTGCTCCTGGGTCAAGGAGCTGCAG ctggagctaTACCACACTGTGATGTACCGCAACTACCAACGGAAGAATGACATGGATGAGCCACCGGCCTTCGACTATGGCTCTGGGGACGAGGACAGCCAGAGGGAGAAGCGGAAGAACAAAGACCCGCAGTACGCCAAGATGGAGGAGCGGTTCTACCGTTATGGCATCAAGCCTGAGTGGATGATGATCCACCGCATCCTGAACCACAG CTTTGATAAAAAGGGAGACATCCATTACCTGATCAAGTGGAAAGACCTGCCCTACGACCAGTGCACCTGGGAGATTGACGAGATAGACATCCCGTACTATGAAAACCTCAAACACCTCTACTGGAACCACAG GGAGCTGATGCTGGGGGAGGACACACGCCCTCTGAAGAAGctgaacaagaaaggaaaaaagctgaaagaggAGAAGCTGGAAAAACCTCCAGAAACGCCTCTCGTGGAT CCTACGGTGAAGTTTGACAAGCAGCCATGGTACATTGATGCCACGGGAGGCACACTCCATCCTTACCAGCTTGAAGGGCTAAACTGGCTGAGATTTTCCTGGGCCCAAGGAACGGATACTATCCTGGCTGATGAGATGGGGCTGGGGAAGACTGTGCAGACTATTGTGTTCTTGTATTCCCTGTACAAGGAG GGCCACTCGAAAGGGCCGTATCTGGTCAGTGCCCCTCTCTCCACCATCATCAACTGGGAGCGTGAGTTTGAGATGTGGGCACCCGACTTCTACGTCGTGACCTACACAGGTGACAAAGAAAGCCGGTCGGTCATCCgggaaaatgaattttcttttgaagacaaCGCCATCCGGAGTGGAAAGAAGGTCTTCCGGATGAAG GAAGCGCAGATCAAGTTCCATGTCCTGCTCACCTCCTACGAGCTGATCACTATTGACCAGGCAGTGCTGGGCTCCATCGAGTGGGCCTGTCTGGTGGTGGATGAAGCGCACAGGCTGAAGAACAACCAGTCCAAA ttCTTTAGAGTATTAAATAGCTACAAGATCGATTACAAGCTGCTGCTCACCGGCACTCCACTCCAGAACAACTTGGAAGAGCTCTTCCACCTGCTCAATTTCCTGACTCCTGAGAGGTTTAA TAACCTGGAGGGGTTCCTGGAGGAGTTTGCAGACATCTCCAAGGAGGACCAGATCAAAAAGCTCCATGATCTGCTGGGTCCCCACATGCTGCGGCGGCTCAAGGCAGATGTGTTCAAGAACATGCCGGCCAAGACAGAGCTGATCGTGAGAGTGGAGCTGAGCCAGATGCAGAA GAAGTACTACAAGTTCATACTGACGAGGAATTTTGAAGCCCTGAATTCGAAAGGTGGTGGGAACCAGGTCTCGCTGCTCAACATCATGATGGACCTGAAGAAGTGCTGTAATCACCCGTACCTCTTCCCTGTGGCAGCAGTG GAGGCCCCGGTTCTGCCCAATGGATCCTACGATGGGAATTCTTTGGTCAAATCTTCTGGGAAACTGATGCTGCTCCAAAAGATGCTGAAGAAGTTACGGGATGGGGGTCACAGAGTTCTCATCTTCTCCCAG ATGACGAAGATGCTAGACTTGCTGGAGGACTTCCTGGAGTACGAAGGCTACAAGTACGAGCGGATAGACGGGGGCATCACTGGCGGCCTGCGCCAGGAGGCCATAGACAGGTTTAACG CTCCTGGTGCTCAGcagttctgctttctcctctctacCCGTGCTGGCGGTCTGGGCATAAACCTTGCTACGGCCGACACAGTCATTATTTATGATTCTGACTGGAATCCCCACAATGACATCCAG GCTTTCAGTAGAGCTCACCGCATCGGCCAGAACAAGAAGGTGATGATCTACCGCTTTGTGACTAGAGCCTCTGTTGAAGAACGCATCACCCAGGTGGCCAAAAGGAAGATGATGCTTACCCACCTCGTGGTCCGCCCAGGGCTCGGCTCCAAGTCGGGCTCCATGACCAAGCAAGAGCTGGATGACATCCTCAAGTTTGGGACAGAAGAGCTCTTCAAGGATGATGTGGAAG GCATGGTGTCTCAGGGACAGCGGATCACCATGCCGGATGCTGTCACCCCTTTCTCTGACACGCTGTCAACCAAAGGGGGTGCAGTGACTCCTGGCATGAAAAAAAAGCACGGTGGCACCCCACCAG GTGACAATAAGGATGTGGATGACAGCAGCGTGATCCACTATGATGACGCTGCCATCTCTAAGCTTCTGGACCGAAACCAGGATGCGACCGATGACACAGAACTCCAGAACATGAACGAGTATCTCAGCTCCTTTAAAGTGGCCCAGTATGTTGTGAGAGAAGAGGATGGTGTG GAGGAGGTGGAACGTGAGATCATCAAGCAAGAGGAGAATGTGGACCCTGACtactgggagaagctgctgcggCACCACtatgagcagcagcaggaagatcTGGCCAGGAActtggggaaaggaaagagaatcCGCAAGCAGGTCAACTACAATGACGCCTCGCAGGAGGACCAAG AGTGGCAGGATGAGCTCTCTGACAACCAGTCGGAGTACTCCATTGGCtctgaggatgaggatgaagacTTTGAAGAGAGGCCAGAAGGTCAGA GTGGCAGAAGACAATCCCGGAGGCAGCTGAAGAGTGACCGGGATAAGCCTCTCCCTCCTTTGCTGGCAAGAGTTGGGGGAAATATTGAG gtTCTCGGCTTCAACGCCCGCCAGCGTAAGGCTTTCCTGAATGCCATCATGCGCTGGGGCATGCCGCCCCAGGACGCCTTCAACTCTCACTGGCTGGTCCGGGATCTGCGAGGGAAGAGCGAGAAGGAGTTCAG GGCGTACGTCTCTCTCTTCATGAGACATTTGTGCGAACCTGGGGCAGACGGTGCTGAAACCTTTGCGGATGGTGTTCCCCGGGAAGGGCTGTCGCGCCAGCATGTGCTGACTCGGATAGGAGTCATGTCACTAGTAAGGAAGAAG GTCCAGGAGTTTGAGCATGTCAATGGGAAGTACAGCACTCCAGATCTGATCCTCGAGGGCCCAGAGAGCAAGAAGTCCAGCGAGATTGTGTCCTCGGATCCCAACACCCCCATCCCGGCCAGCCCAGCACATATGCACATGGGATCTGTGGCCCTTGCGG ACAAAATAGAAACCCAACTCGGGTTCcaggaggaaaaggagcaagTGGAGCAGAAGTCCAGGAAGGTGTCTGACAGCCAG GTGCCTGTGAGCGCCGAGAAGGCAGAAAGTGAAGAGCGCACAGAAAGCTGCGACAGCAAGGAGAAGCCGAGGGTGGAGAAGCAAGAGGAGAGTGAAAAGACTGAGCCTTCTCCTGAGCCCCTGGTGAAAG ATGAGGGCATTCAAGAGAAGGAGAAGTCTTTGGAGAAGCTGGAGTTGAACAGCAGCCCAGGGAAAGGGGAGGACAAAGAAGTCAAACCAG AGGACGCCAAGGCGGAGGAGAAGGAGCAAAGCGAGGCTCAGCAAAATGgtgacagagaggaagaggaggatggaaAGAAGGATGACAGAAACATGAACTTCCGATTCATGTTCAACATTGCTGATGGCGGCTTTACAG AGCTGCACACACTGTGGCAGAACGAGGAGAGGGCTGCCATCTCCTCTGGCAAGATCTACGACATCTGGCACCGCCGACACGACTACTGGCTGTTGGCAGGAATTGTCAC TCACGGCTATGCCCGCTGGCAGGACATCCAGAACGACCCACGCTACGTGATCCTGAATGAGCCATTTAAGTCGGAGATACATAAGGGGAACTACCTTGAGATGAAGAACAAGTTCCTTGCCCGGCGGTTCAAG TTGCTGGAGCAGGCCCTGGTGATCGAGGAGCAGCTGCGGAGGGCTGCGTACCTCAACATGACCCAAGACCCCAGTCACCCGGCCATGGCATTGAACGCCCGTCTGGCTGAAGTGGAGTGCCTTGCCGAGAGCCACCAGCATCTCTCCAAAGAGTCCCTGGCTGGGAATAAGCCCGCAAATGCCGTCCTGCACAAGG TGCTGAACCAGCTTGAGGAGCTGCTGAGTGACATGAAGGCCGACGTGACGCGCCTGCCGTCCATGCTGTCCCGCATCCCGCCTGTGGCAGCCCGGCTGCAGATGTCTGAGCGGAGCATCCTCAGCCGCCTGGCCACCCGTGGGGGGGACCCCACCGTCCAGCAG GGCTCCTTTGGCTCCTCCCAGATCTACAACAACAACTTTGGGCCAAATTTCCGAGGTCCTGGGCCGGGCGGGATTGTCAATTACAGCCAGATGCCTCTGGGACCGTACGTGACCG cagcccccgGGGGCTGCTCCCTAGCCCCCCCAGCCGAAAGAAGCCCTGTCGCTGGAGGAAGGGCAGGGGAAGCGCGACAGCGTCGCCTGCGTGGAAGatga